A genome region from Erigeron canadensis isolate Cc75 chromosome 3, C_canadensis_v1, whole genome shotgun sequence includes the following:
- the LOC122591979 gene encoding 2S seed storage protein-like, whose protein sequence is MAKLTLLALAFTALVAFAAAHTTIVTTTVEDENPIPVPSFIPPIPGVTGPMCRLKLQFQQLDKCQMYLQQGQIPYDELNRGQYQQGGQLQEQRLQQQCCQQLQNVESRCQCEAVKQVLENVQQFQGQQQGQFGLQHQLAEQKAQRLPQQCRLQVREQECQIRGSSGGFSNPQQQCSRVQGQSFNQCQRFIQQAQQESGSLMRISRQSQQLQQQLQQCCNELENVQRDCQCEAFEEVYRQAVQQQQGGRQQQQRPWQQQGGQQRPWQQQGGQHQQQPWQQQGGQQQIGQAMQAIRDQCNIEVQQCRVPSAMF, encoded by the exons ATGGCAAAGCTTACACTTCTCGCACTAGCTTTCACCGCTCTTGTAGCTTTTGCTGCAGCCCACACAACCATCGTCACCACCACCGTTGAGGATGAGAATCCGATTCCAGTTCCATCATTTATTCCTCCGATTCCTGGTGTGACTGGGCCGATGTGTCGCCTTAAGCTCCAATTCCAACAATTGGACAAGTGCCAGATGTACCTCCAGCAAGGCCAGATCCCTTACGATGAACTGAACCGTGGTCAGTACCAACAAGGCGGCCAACTCCAAGAACAAAGACTCCAACAACAGTGCTGCCAACAGCTCCAAAATGTTGAAAGCCGGTGCCAGTGTGAGGCCGTGAAACAGGTTTTGGAGAATGTTCAACAATTCCAGGGACAACAACAGGGACAGTTTGGTCTTCAGCACCAATTGGCGGAGCAGAAGGCTCAGCGCCTCCCTCAACAATGCAGACTCCAAGTCCGTGAACAAGAATGCCAAATCAGAGGATCATCAGGCGGCTTCTCTAACCCACAACAACAATGCAGCCGCGTCCAAGGTCAAAGCTTCAACCAGTGCCAAAg GTTCATTCAACAAGCACAGCAAGAAAGTGGGTCCCTCATGAGGATCTCCCGACAGTCGCAACAACTCCAGCAGCAACTCCAGCAATGCTGCAATGAGCTCGAGAATGTTCAGAGGGACTGCCAGTGCGAGGCATTCGAAGAGGTTTACAGGCAAGCCGTCCAGCAGCAACAAGGTGGCCGACAGCAACAACAACGCCCATGGCAACAACAGGGTGGCCAACAACGCCCATGGCAACAACAGGGTGGCCAACACCAACAACAACCATGGCAACAACAGGGTGGCCAACAACAGATCGGACAGGCGATGCAGGCTATTCGCGACCAGTGCAACATAGAAGTGCAGCAATGCCGAGTTCCATCTGCAATGTTCTGA
- the LOC122591978 gene encoding conglutin delta 3-like: protein MAKLIVLAVAFTVLVAIASARKTVVVTTTIDDDDPSSQKQQQYCSPKLRQKSFDQCQMYLDQQADEKQDQDLIRQQCCSELQKVDDQQCQCVAVKQVLKDFLQSQQQKRVEQGEGLFGFQQIERFKQKAQNLPNQCIIQKSQQECKIGTISTTTIITEDPYNHPSIISTRGGSEQM from the coding sequence ATGGCAAAGCTAATAGTTCTTGCAGTCGCATTTACCGTCCTTGTCGCCATTGCCTCTGCCCGTAAGACCGTTGTGGTTACCACCACCATTGACGACGACGATCCAAGTAGCCAAAAACAGCAACAGTATTGTAGTCCAAAGCTTCGGCAAAAAAGTTTTGATCAGTGTCAAATGTACCTCGACCAACAAGCGGATGAAAAACAAGACCAAGACTTGATTCGGCAACAGTGCTGCTCCGAACTCCAAAAAGTTGACGATCAGCAGTGCCAGTGTGTCGCGGTTAAGCAGGTTTTAAAAGATTTCTTGCAGTCCCAACAACAAAAACGTGTAGAACAAGGTGAAGGTTTATTCGGTTTTCAACAGATTGAACGGTTTAAGCAAAAGGCTCAAAACCTCCCTAACCAATGCATAATCCAAAAAAGTCAACAAGAATGCAAAATCGGAACTATTAGCACCACAACTATCATCACCGAGGACCCCTACAACCACCCCAGTATTATCTCTACACGTGGTGGCTCAGAACAAATGTAA